One Oceanotoga teriensis genomic window, TTCTTATTTTAAAGATTTTAATGTTTATAGACTAACAATGCATCCATTTGGAGAAATAGAGGAATTTAAAGATACCTTCAGATATTGTCAGGATATTTTTAAAAAAAGATTATGTGTTGAAAATTTAGAAGATGGAAAGTTCTTCGAATATTATAATAAAATAAAAGAATATAATCCTTCTATAACAATGGACTGGGGACATTTAACTCTACTCGGAGAGAATCCTGAATATTTTATAAGTCGTGTTAAAAGTAAAATAAAAGAAATACATTTTCATGGCATTCAAAATGGCAAAGATCATTCTTTACCAACGAAAGAACAGTATAAAAGCTTTATAAAAACTTATAAAAAATATTTTAAAGATACTCCTGTATGTGTAGAATTATTTAAACTTGAAGAGACATTACAAGTAGTAGAGGTATTAAAAAATGCTAAATGATATATTTGTAGCTTTTGGTACTATTAGTAGAATTCCGGTCCCAACTGTAAAAAATGTAAATATTAAAAGGTCTGTAATTTATTTTCCATTGGTAGGAATATTTGCAAGTTTTGTTTTGTGGTTATTTCAAATGATTTTCATCAATATATTCAATATAAATATAACCTTTATATTGAATATGATTTTATATTTCTATCTTTTTCAATACTTTCATTTTGATGGTATTTTAGATTTATTCGATGGATTTGGTGCTCAAATAAGAGATATTGAAGAAAGACGAAAAATACTTAAAGATTCAAGGATTGGAGCTTTTTCTTTATTATATGGGATTTTTTATATAATATTATATATTTTTTTAATATTTCAAAATAAAGACTTTTGGTATATGATGCCAATTTTTTCAAGATTTTCTGTACCAGTTTTGTTATCTATCTCAAAACCAGCATTTGATGAAGGACTTGGAAAAATGTATTTTCCATTCAAAAAATTATATTTAATTCCTTCATTCTTAATAGTTTCAATAACAGCCTTTATCTCTTTGAAAATCTTTTTAATCGGTATCATATCTTCTATAATAAGTTCTTTTTTATTAAATATTATATCGAATAAAAAAATCAATGGTATAAATGGTGATGTAATAGGAGCTAATATATGTTTAACTGAAATAATATTTCTTTTGATTATAAATATAAAATAAGGAGAATTCAATATGATAATATTGGTAGGTTCAAAAAACCCAGTTAAAATAAATGCTTGTAACTTAGCTTTTAAAGAGTATTTTGAAGACTTTGAACTGAAAAGTTATGATATAGATTCTAAAGTTTCAGCCCAACCTTTAGAAGAAGAAACCTTTAAAGGGGCTTATAATAGAGCTTCACAACTAAAACAAAATTTTTTAGATGGTGACTTTTTCATTGGTATAGAAGCTGGAATAAAAATAATGTTCAATAAACCTTTTTTATTCACCGTAGTTCATACAATAAATAAATTTGGAAAAGAAGGAATAGGAATATCCCCAATATATCAACTTCCAACTTTTATAATGAAAGACATAAAAAAAGGTGCTGAACTTGGAGATATAATGGAAGAAATTTCAAAAATTGAAAATATAAAACAAAAGGGTGGTGCTATTGAATTTTTTTCAAAGGGGATTTTAACAAGGACTAAAATATACATACCTGCAATAATAAGTTCTTTGATACCTATATTAAATGCCGATATATATCAATAAAAAAAGGGGTTAATTAACCCCTTTTAATTATTTTTTACAGCATCTGCCATAGCTTTGGCGAGTTCATCGAGTTTCTTTAAATCATCTTCCTTCGCAGATAATTTAGCTTCCACAGATTCATTTACTATAGGCCATTTAAAGTTTTCAGCATATTTTTCTATAGTGGAAACTCCACCTCCACTCCAACCATATGTTCCAAATATTCCTAATACACGATTTTTTAAACCTGTATGAGATATCCATTGTACTATCTCTTCCATTGGTGGAAATAATCCTGTATTATAAGTACAACTTCCAAGCATTACGCCTTTAAATCTCCATATTTCATTTATAATATGTGAAAGATGAGTTTTAGAAGCATTTATTACTTTTATATTTTTTATACCTTGTTCAGCTATTTTT contains:
- a CDS encoding adenosylcobinamide-GDP ribazoletransferase; translated protein: MLNDIFVAFGTISRIPVPTVKNVNIKRSVIYFPLVGIFASFVLWLFQMIFINIFNINITFILNMILYFYLFQYFHFDGILDLFDGFGAQIRDIEERRKILKDSRIGAFSLLYGIFYIILYIFLIFQNKDFWYMMPIFSRFSVPVLLSISKPAFDEGLGKMYFPFKKLYLIPSFLIVSITAFISLKIFLIGIISSIISSFLLNIISNKKINGINGDVIGANICLTEIIFLLIINIK
- the cbiR gene encoding cobamide remodeling phosphodiesterase CbiR, with protein sequence MIVGTTSWQIPGTYLENLKILKDEVDFVELLIYSWDEHIQSIIKKESEELFNSDIKLSIHLPTDNMKSIRNVCSYFKDFNVYRLTMHPFGEIEEFKDTFRYCQDIFKKRLCVENLEDGKFFEYYNKIKEYNPSITMDWGHLTLLGENPEYFISRVKSKIKEIHFHGIQNGKDHSLPTKEQYKSFIKTYKKYFKDTPVCVELFKLEETLQVVEVLKNAK
- the yjjX gene encoding inosine/xanthosine triphosphatase, which encodes MIILVGSKNPVKINACNLAFKEYFEDFELKSYDIDSKVSAQPLEEETFKGAYNRASQLKQNFLDGDFFIGIEAGIKIMFNKPFLFTVVHTINKFGKEGIGISPIYQLPTFIMKDIKKGAELGDIMEEISKIENIKQKGGAIEFFSKGILTRTKIYIPAIISSLIPILNADIYQ